One Caenibius sp. WL genomic window, CCAGCTATGGTGGCATTTCGCACACCGCACAGTGCGGCCTTCCACGCCGATCGCGTTGTCGGGGACAACATATCGCGTCGCGCACGCAGGGCAGGATATGATCATGATCCATGTAAAGCATGAGCCATCGCGGCCAACAAGTGTCCCACTGTGAAGTGGTGTTGGCAGATGCCTTTTTTCCACATCGATTGGCGGCTATAGCCCCCGCACGATGCTTAGTTCGTTTGCAGCCAGACCCCGATGAACGACACGGGGGGGAATATCGTCCAGTTCGACAATGTCGGGCTGCGTTACGGCACGGGCAAGGAGATATTGAGCGACATGTCGTTCACGCTCCATCCCGGCCGCTTCTATTTCCTGACCGGGGCGAGCGGGGCGGGCAAGACATCGCTGCTGCGCCTGCTCTATCTGGCCCAGCGCCCTTCGCGCGGAATGATCCGGATGTTCGGCACCGATGTCATCACCATGCCGCGCGACGATCTGCCTGCCTTCCGCCGCAGATTAGGGGTGGTGTTCCAGGATTTCCGGCTGGTGCCGCATCTGTCGGCTTTCGATAACGTGGCTCTGCCATTGCGTGTGGCAGGCTTGCCGGAGCAGGAAATCGCCAAGCCGGTGTCCGATATGCTCGACTGGGTCGGGTTGGCCGACCGGGCGGCAGCGCGCCCGGCGACGCTTTCGGGCGGGGAGCAGCAGCGCGTGGCGATTGCCCGCGCGGTGATCGGCAGGCCCGATATGCTGGTGGCGGACGAGCCGACCGGCAACGTCGACCCGGAAATGGCGTTGAAGCTGCTGCGGTTGTTCGAAGCGCTCAACCGCTTGGGAACGACGGTGGTGGTGGCCACGCACGATCTGCATCTCCTCCAGAAAGTGACCGATCCGTTGATCATGCGGCTCGACAGGGGGCGGCTCAGCGATCCCACCGGGGCGCTGCGTTATCCCCCCCGGGGCAAGGGCGGGCCATCATGAGCGCATTTGCCGCCATTGCCGCTGCCGCAAGGCGCGGATTGCCTGTGGTGAACCGGATGAGGGGCGAGCAGTTGCTGACTCAGGCCCGGCTCGCGGGGCCGATGCCGTGGGTGATCGCGATCATGATCGCGCTGACGACTATCGCGGCAGGCGGTGCCCTGGCGCTGAACAATGTGGCCAATGCGGCGCGGGCCGAACTGGCGGGGGGAATAACCGTCCAGATCGTCGAAGCGTCTCCAGCGGAGCGGGATCGGCAGGCACGGGCCGCGCTGCGGTTCCTGAACGCGACCCCCGGTGTGGAGAATGCGGCGCTGGTGCCCAAGGAGCAGGTCGACAGATTGATGGAACCCTGGCTCGGCGCGCAGGGTGAAGGCGACGAGGCGATTCCCCTGCCGGCCCTGATCGATGCCAGCCTCGATGGGCAAGCGACGCAGGACAGGCTGGCGCAATTGCGCCCGCGCCTGCTGGCTGTGGCGCCCGCGGCACGGATCGATGCGCAGGCGAGCTGGCTTCGCCCGGTGGTTTCGGCCATTCGTTCGCTGCAATACCTTGCACTGGCGCTGATCCTGCTCCTGGCGGCGGCGAGCACAGCGGCGGTGTGGCTGGCCGCGCGTACCGCGCTGGGCGTCAACCGCGATACGATCGAGATCGTGCATCATCTGGGGGGGACGGATGCGCAGATTGCCCGGATATTCCAGCGGTCTGTCGCTCGTGATGCGGTGCTCGGCGGAATTGCCGGGCTTGCGGCGGGGTTGATTGCTATTGTCGGGCTGACGCGGCAATTTGCAGCGCTGGATTCGGGCATGCTTGCAGGCGGGGGACTGACAGTGATGGACTGGCTGCTGCTGGTGTTTATTCCGCTTGTCGGGGTGATACTGGCAACATTGACGGCGCGTTTCACAGTGCTTTCGGCGCTGCGGAGAATGCTATGATCCGTCGCATTCTGGCAGCCGGTTTCCTCCTGTGGATTTTCGGTTTCATATGGTTCGCCAATTTCCTGCCGGGCCCGGCGGGCGCGCAGCGAACCGATGCGGTGGTGGTCCCCACGGGTAGCGGGGGCCGGATCATGCGCGGCCTGCAGGTGCTGCGGGCGGGCCATGCGAAAAAGATGCTGGTGACCGGGGTCGACCCCGAGGTGAAACCGCGCGAGTTCGCGGTGGCTTATAAGGTCGAACCGCGCCTGATGCAGTGCTGTATCACTTTAGGGCGCGATGCGGTCGATACACGGGGTAACGCGCAAGAAACCGCCAATTGGGTCACCGCGAACAAGGTTCGTTCGATCCGTCTGGTCACGGCGGACTGGCACATGCGGCGGGCGGCGGCGGAACTGGGCTACGATTTGCCCGGGCAGGTCAGTGTGCTGCGCGATGCGGTGCCTTCGCCTTTGCCGCTGCGCAGGCTGTTCCTGGAGTACAACAAGTTTCTCGCCAGCCAGCTTCTCCGTCTATGGAACGCGGTGGCTTGATCGTGGCGATCGTGCGCAGCTTGCTGTTCTATGTGGTTTTCTACAGTGTGACGGCGGTTCTGGTGACAGGCGGGCTGCTCTCTCTGCTGTTCGGCGGCAGGGGCGTGGTTCCGATCACGCATGCATGGGCGCGGTGGCATCGCTGGTGCGTGCATCATCTGCTGGGCATTTCCCTGCGTGAGGAAGGCAGCCCCATGGCAGAGCCCGCGCTTTATGCGATCAAGCATGAAAGCTTTTTCGAAGCGATCGAGACTCCCAATCTGTTTTCGCGCCCGGCGGTTTTCGCCAAGGCCGAACTGTTTCGCATTCCCGGTTGGGGCCGCCTTGCGCAGCTTTACGGGCTGGTTCCCGTCGAACGCAGCCAGGGCGCCAGGACGCTGCGCGCGATGATCGCCGGGGCGAAGAAACGCATCGAAGAGGGCCGCCCGCTGGTGATCTTTCCCGAAGGGACCCGGGTTCCCCATGGGCAGAAGGCGCCGCTGCAATCGGGCTTTGCCGGGCTTTACAAGTTGCTGGGCCTGCCGGTGATCCCGGTCGCCGTGGACAGCGGGCCGCTATATCACCGGCTCTGGAAACGGCGCGGGACGATAACCGTGCGATTTGGCGAACCGATCCCGCCCGGGCTCCCGCGTGAGGAGATCGAAACGCGCGTGAAAGCTGCGATCAACGCGCTGAATGGCTAGGCAGGCCCACACTGACGGGCCTCACCACCTGTGGTTCAGGCGGGGCGTTCGTGGTCGCTGCGGCCGAAATCGGGCCGATCATCATCCTGGCCTTCTTCGATGATCGAACGGCGGATGGCGCGCGTGCGGGTGAAATGATCGAACAACTGTTCGCCATCGCCCACGCGGATCGCGCGCTGCAACGCGGTCAGATCCTCGGTGAAGCGCTGTAGCATCTGCAATACGGCTTCCTTGTTGTTGAGGAAGACGTCGCGCCACATCGTCGGGTCAGACGCGGCGATGCGGGTAAAATCGCGGAACCCCCCGGCCGAGTACTTGATCACTTCGCTGCGGGTCACGTTTTCGAGATCGGACGCGGTGCCGACGATAGTGTAGGCAATCAGGTGCGGCAGGTGGCTGGTGACGGCAAGCACAAGATCGTGATGGCGCGGGTCCATCACTTCCACATTCGCGCCCAACGCGCTCCAGAACGCGGACAGCGCCTCGACTTGTGCCGGGTCGGCACCTTCGGGTGGGGTTATGATGCACCAACGTTGGCGGAACAGGGCAGCGAACCCCGCGTCGGGCCCGCTGTGCTCCGTCCCGGCGACGGGGTGTGCGGGGATGATTGCCGTGCCTTCGGGCAGGGCTGCGCTGAGAGCGGTGAGGACGCTCTGCTTGGACGAGCCGACATCGCTGATCACGCAGCCGGGCTTGAGCGCCGCGGCAATCTCCGCGGCAGCGGTACCCATGGCCCCCACCGGCACGCACAGGATGACGAGATCGGCATCGGCCACGGCATCGGCCGCGCTGTCGCAGATCGTATTGGCAAGACCGCGTTCGGTCGCGCGCTGGCGCACGGCGGGATCGGCATCATAGCCGGCGGTGGCTGTGCCGGGCAAATCCTGTGCCACGGCAAGGCCGATAGACCCGCCGAGCAGGCCAAGCCCGATGATCGCGACTTTGTCGAAACTCATCCG contains:
- a CDS encoding YdcF family protein produces the protein MIRRILAAGFLLWIFGFIWFANFLPGPAGAQRTDAVVVPTGSGGRIMRGLQVLRAGHAKKMLVTGVDPEVKPREFAVAYKVEPRLMQCCITLGRDAVDTRGNAQETANWVTANKVRSIRLVTADWHMRRAAAELGYDLPGQVSVLRDAVPSPLPLRRLFLEYNKFLASQLLRLWNAVA
- a CDS encoding lysophospholipid acyltransferase family protein; translated protein: MERGGLIVAIVRSLLFYVVFYSVTAVLVTGGLLSLLFGGRGVVPITHAWARWHRWCVHHLLGISLREEGSPMAEPALYAIKHESFFEAIETPNLFSRPAVFAKAELFRIPGWGRLAQLYGLVPVERSQGARTLRAMIAGAKKRIEEGRPLVIFPEGTRVPHGQKAPLQSGFAGLYKLLGLPVIPVAVDSGPLYHRLWKRRGTITVRFGEPIPPGLPREEIETRVKAAINALNG
- the ftsE gene encoding cell division ATP-binding protein FtsE, giving the protein MNDTGGNIVQFDNVGLRYGTGKEILSDMSFTLHPGRFYFLTGASGAGKTSLLRLLYLAQRPSRGMIRMFGTDVITMPRDDLPAFRRRLGVVFQDFRLVPHLSAFDNVALPLRVAGLPEQEIAKPVSDMLDWVGLADRAAARPATLSGGEQQRVAIARAVIGRPDMLVADEPTGNVDPEMALKLLRLFEALNRLGTTVVVATHDLHLLQKVTDPLIMRLDRGRLSDPTGALRYPPRGKGGPS
- a CDS encoding prephenate/arogenate dehydrogenase family protein, which encodes MSFDKVAIIGLGLLGGSIGLAVAQDLPGTATAGYDADPAVRQRATERGLANTICDSAADAVADADLVILCVPVGAMGTAAAEIAAALKPGCVISDVGSSKQSVLTALSAALPEGTAIIPAHPVAGTEHSGPDAGFAALFRQRWCIITPPEGADPAQVEALSAFWSALGANVEVMDPRHHDLVLAVTSHLPHLIAYTIVGTASDLENVTRSEVIKYSAGGFRDFTRIAASDPTMWRDVFLNNKEAVLQMLQRFTEDLTALQRAIRVGDGEQLFDHFTRTRAIRRSIIEEGQDDDRPDFGRSDHERPA